A genomic region of uncultured Roseibium sp. contains the following coding sequences:
- a CDS encoding cbb3-type cytochrome c oxidase subunit I, with translation MKYESQKVAMAYFAVALALFAVQVLGGLLAGWVYVQPNFLSELLPFNIIRMLHTNSLIVWLLLGFFGAAYFLIPEEAEREIHSPKLAYLQLAILVIGTLGVVVTYVFNLFEGNFLLGKEGREFIEQPKWVKAGIVVAALIFLYNVTMTVLKGKKTAITNILLLGLWGLALLFLFSFYNPSNLSLDKQYWWYIVHLWVEGVWELIMASILAYLMLKLTGVDREVVEKWLYVIVAAALFSGILGTGHHYYWIGTPGYWQWIGSIFSALEVIPFFAMMAFAFVMVWKGRRDHPNKAALLWSLGCATLAFFGAGVWGFLHTLHGVNYYTHGTQITAAHGHLAFFGAYVSLNLAIITYAMPLLRNREPYNQVLNMASFWLMSSGMAFMTFVLTFAGTIQTHLQRVNGEYFMDVQDQLALFYWMRFGSGAVFVLGAVLFIYAIAVPKREVIEPGKAAGMPAE, from the coding sequence ATGAAATACGAATCACAAAAGGTCGCCATGGCGTATTTCGCCGTCGCCCTGGCCCTGTTTGCAGTTCAGGTGCTTGGCGGACTGCTGGCAGGCTGGGTTTATGTTCAACCGAACTTCCTGTCCGAACTGCTGCCCTTCAACATCATTCGCATGCTGCACACGAACAGCCTGATCGTGTGGTTGCTCCTTGGGTTCTTCGGAGCCGCATATTTTCTCATACCCGAGGAGGCGGAAAGAGAGATCCATTCGCCCAAGCTTGCATACCTGCAACTGGCAATCCTCGTGATCGGTACTCTGGGCGTGGTCGTTACCTATGTCTTCAATCTGTTCGAAGGAAACTTCCTGCTCGGCAAGGAGGGCCGGGAGTTCATCGAGCAGCCCAAATGGGTCAAGGCGGGGATCGTCGTTGCCGCGCTGATCTTCCTCTACAACGTCACCATGACGGTGCTGAAGGGCAAGAAGACCGCGATCACGAATATTCTTCTTCTGGGCTTGTGGGGCCTGGCGCTGCTGTTCCTGTTCAGCTTTTACAATCCGAGCAACCTGTCGCTGGACAAGCAGTACTGGTGGTACATTGTCCACCTTTGGGTTGAAGGTGTCTGGGAGCTGATCATGGCCTCCATTCTAGCCTATCTCATGCTGAAGCTGACCGGTGTCGATCGCGAAGTCGTCGAAAAATGGCTTTACGTCATTGTCGCCGCAGCGCTCTTCTCGGGCATTCTGGGAACGGGCCACCACTACTACTGGATCGGCACGCCCGGCTATTGGCAGTGGATCGGGTCGATTTTCTCCGCCCTGGAGGTCATCCCGTTCTTTGCGATGATGGCCTTTGCATTCGTCATGGTCTGGAAGGGCCGGCGCGACCATCCGAACAAGGCCGCGCTCCTTTGGTCCCTCGGCTGCGCGACACTTGCCTTTTTCGGTGCCGGTGTCTGGGGCTTCCTGCACACGCTGCACGGCGTCAACTACTACACGCACGGCACGCAGATCACGGCCGCGCATGGACACCTCGCCTTCTTCGGTGCTTACGTGTCACTGAACCTGGCAATCATCACCTATGCAATGCCGCTTCTGCGGAACCGGGAGCCCTATAACCAGGTGCTCAACATGGCCTCCTTCTGGCTCATGTCGAGCGGCATGGCATTCATGACCTTCGTGCTGACTTTTGCCGGGACCATCCAGACCCATCTGCAACGCGTCAATGGTGAGTATTTCATGGACGTGCAGGACCAGTTGGCCCTGTTCTACTGGATGCGGTTTGGATCCGGAGCGGTGTTCGTTCTTGGGGCGGTGCTGTTCATCTACGCGATTGCGGTGCCGAAACGCGAGGTCATCGAGCCCGGCAAAGCCGCCGGCATGCCTGCGGAGTGA
- a CDS encoding CbbQ/NirQ/NorQ/GpvN family protein, which translates to MEMEGSVSLGKGAAGVPFYLPQGDERTVFEAAYNNSLPVLLKGPTGCGKTRFVAHMAATLGRKLYTVACHDDLAAADLIGRYLLKGGETVWVDGPLTRAVREGAICYLDEVVEARKDVTVVLHPLTDDRRTLPIDRTGEELAAAPGFMLVASYNPGYQNILKTLKPSTRQRFISLEFDFPPPSLEVEIVAEESGLDKDRVSALVRLAGKLRALKGQDLEEGVSTRLVVYAATLIAQGMPVDRAVLAAMVEPLTDDEDVKRGLLDLATAVFG; encoded by the coding sequence ATGGAGATGGAAGGATCTGTATCCTTGGGAAAAGGGGCGGCAGGCGTCCCTTTTTACCTCCCTCAGGGCGACGAACGCACGGTGTTCGAAGCCGCTTACAACAACAGCCTGCCGGTTCTTCTGAAAGGTCCGACCGGCTGTGGCAAGACGCGCTTCGTCGCCCATATGGCGGCAACGCTGGGGCGCAAGCTCTATACCGTTGCCTGCCATGACGATCTTGCCGCCGCGGACCTGATCGGCCGGTACCTGCTCAAGGGCGGGGAAACGGTCTGGGTCGACGGCCCTCTGACACGGGCGGTGCGGGAAGGGGCGATCTGCTATCTGGACGAAGTCGTGGAGGCACGCAAGGACGTGACCGTCGTGCTGCATCCGCTGACCGATGATCGCAGAACGCTTCCCATTGACCGGACCGGCGAAGAACTGGCGGCCGCGCCCGGTTTCATGCTGGTTGCCTCCTACAATCCCGGTTACCAGAACATCCTGAAGACGCTGAAACCCTCGACACGGCAGCGTTTCATCTCGCTTGAATTCGACTTCCCGCCGCCCAGTCTCGAAGTCGAGATCGTGGCCGAGGAAAGCGGTTTGGACAAAGACAGGGTGAGTGCGCTTGTTCGGCTGGCCGGAAAGCTGCGGGCCCTGAAAGGCCAGGATCTGGAAGAGGGTGTTTCAACCCGGCTGGTCGTCTACGCAGCCACCCTGATCGCGCAGGGTATGCCGGTTGACCGCGCTGTTCTTGCAGCGATGGTCGAGCCGCTGACCGACGACGAGGACGTGAAACGCGGGCTCCTCGATCTTGCCACGGCCGTGTTTGGGTGA
- a CDS encoding ethylbenzene dehydrogenase-related protein, with product MASLARVEAREASEAEAAKADQKARQEAVQAQIAAAVDAAVAEERAKAEGSAAEAAPTSPGGAGNVAPDIDWNAVPVTDLTLFYPGQASFEWVQNGKTHGGARPLTKGGDACTTCHAKEVTAIGTKIVAGGEIEPTPIPGKRGTIDAAIQAAHDDENLYVRLQWPDAGHNPAPFVDGGKMDPDNQVKVAMMITGTGIEMGETTGCWASCHADNTYMPFDPGAEAIAANADVSDRLEAKDTITKYLTESRTKVEVKGRRGKAQGGWDKLKPAEEIDQLLADGTFLDLLRVYADGSSSNGYLLDRRVANDGDMAAEASLSGGVWTVVFSRPLKSGAPGDVPLEPGKVYTVGFAIHDDYAAARFHHVTFDTSFALDDETAQINVSKQ from the coding sequence ATGGCAAGCCTTGCCCGCGTTGAAGCCAGAGAGGCGAGCGAGGCTGAAGCGGCCAAGGCTGACCAGAAGGCCCGGCAGGAGGCTGTACAAGCCCAGATTGCTGCTGCCGTTGACGCCGCGGTTGCCGAGGAGCGCGCCAAGGCGGAGGGCAGCGCGGCCGAGGCTGCGCCAACGTCGCCGGGAGGCGCTGGCAATGTCGCTCCCGATATCGACTGGAACGCGGTCCCCGTGACCGACCTGACCCTGTTCTATCCCGGTCAGGCTTCGTTTGAGTGGGTTCAGAACGGCAAGACCCACGGCGGTGCCCGTCCGCTCACCAAGGGCGGCGATGCGTGCACCACCTGTCACGCCAAGGAAGTAACCGCGATCGGCACCAAGATCGTCGCCGGCGGCGAGATCGAACCCACCCCGATTCCAGGCAAGCGCGGCACGATCGATGCAGCCATCCAGGCCGCCCACGACGATGAAAACCTTTATGTGCGATTGCAGTGGCCGGATGCCGGTCACAACCCCGCTCCGTTCGTCGACGGCGGCAAGATGGATCCCGACAACCAGGTCAAGGTTGCCATGATGATCACCGGGACCGGCATCGAGATGGGAGAGACAACCGGGTGCTGGGCCTCGTGCCATGCGGACAACACCTACATGCCCTTCGATCCCGGCGCCGAGGCTATCGCTGCCAATGCAGACGTGTCAGACAGACTCGAGGCGAAAGACACAATCACGAAGTACCTGACCGAGAGCCGGACCAAGGTCGAAGTCAAGGGGCGGCGCGGCAAGGCCCAGGGCGGCTGGGACAAGCTGAAACCGGCCGAGGAGATCGATCAGCTTCTTGCAGACGGCACGTTCCTGGATCTGCTCAGGGTCTATGCGGACGGCTCTTCTTCAAACGGCTATCTGCTGGACCGCCGGGTTGCGAATGACGGCGATATGGCGGCTGAGGCAAGTCTGTCGGGCGGCGTCTGGACCGTCGTGTTTTCGCGGCCACTCAAATCCGGTGCACCGGGTGACGTCCCGCTGGAACCGGGCAAGGTCTACACGGTCGGTTTTGCGATCCACGACGACTATGCGGCGGCGCGTTTTCACCACGTGACCTTCGACACCAGTTTCGCGCTCGATGACGAGACCGCACAGATCAACGTGTCCAAACAATAG
- a CDS encoding plastocyanin/azurin family copper-binding protein: MFMNVLRLAAVVLPMTVALPAMADEQDTAMICAEAEDRYVEMFGQSSSEENGVTVVKMYKYRFCPENLSVPVGTTVRWVNVDKRTSHSVILSDEGIAESDRLFPEEAFEFTFLTAGPPQSYLCGPHWETQDMIGRVTVTP; encoded by the coding sequence ATGTTCATGAATGTTTTGCGCCTTGCCGCTGTCGTGTTGCCGATGACGGTCGCTCTTCCCGCCATGGCCGACGAACAAGACACGGCTATGATCTGCGCCGAAGCGGAAGATCGTTATGTCGAGATGTTCGGGCAATCGTCGTCCGAAGAGAACGGCGTCACTGTGGTCAAGATGTACAAGTACAGGTTCTGCCCGGAAAACCTCAGCGTTCCCGTAGGCACGACCGTCCGATGGGTGAATGTCGACAAGCGAACCAGCCATAGCGTCATTCTCTCAGACGAAGGCATCGCCGAGTCGGACCGGCTGTTTCCCGAAGAGGCCTTCGAATTCACGTTTCTGACCGCGGGACCGCCGCAAAGCTACCTGTGCGGTCCGCATTGGGAAACCCAGGATATGATCGGCAGAGTTACCGTAACTCCTTGA
- a CDS encoding cytochrome c, which yields MREVMTKSMARNIFYGGSLFFIIIFLGLSIHSHLYITGTSTNHAGITESVAAGKRVWEDKACINCHTILGEGAYFAPEVGNVMTRWGVLDDPDAAFETLKGWMESMPTGIEGRRQMPNFNLTDEEIRDLANFLIWTDKIDAQGWPPNDAG from the coding sequence ATGCGCGAAGTCATGACCAAAAGCATGGCCCGAAACATTTTTTATGGCGGGTCACTCTTCTTCATCATCATCTTCCTGGGGCTGTCGATCCACAGTCACCTCTACATAACCGGGACGTCGACCAATCACGCCGGCATCACCGAAAGCGTGGCCGCAGGCAAGCGTGTCTGGGAAGACAAGGCCTGCATCAACTGCCACACCATCTTGGGAGAAGGGGCGTACTTCGCGCCTGAAGTGGGCAACGTGATGACCCGCTGGGGTGTTCTTGACGACCCGGACGCAGCCTTCGAGACGCTGAAAGGCTGGATGGAATCCATGCCGACCGGCATCGAGGGGCGCAGGCAGATGCCCAATTTCAACCTGACCGACGAGGAAATCCGCGACCTCGCGAACTTCCTGATCTGGACCGACAAGATCGACGCCCAGGGCTGGCCGCCGAACGATGCCGGCTGA
- a CDS encoding cytochrome D1 domain-containing protein, with amino-acid sequence MSHPRKKKGLGYALATCLALLMGSMTAPALAEGPTLSEEAFESSKQLYFERCAGCHGVLRKGATGKNLEPEWKKTAADGTVTKGGTLQLGQERLEKIISWGTEGGMNNFSDIMTEQEIKDMATYIMMEAPTPPEMSLAQMEATRKVYVEPEDYPSEPLHGRNWENFFVVIERDVGKVAVVDGDTKEVLAHIPTGYAVHVLKASEHHKLEEPEHPGRFWYTMGRDGKMTKIDLWQNPENMLVAEVKIAYDARDVAVSGDGKYVIGGGYWPPHFAIVDAETMEPKKVVSTRGVNVDGEYVEESRVAAIYTTPNEPTWIVAVKELGQLWQVDYSDLDNLRIDKIDSAKFLHDGFFDPSGRYFQIAANASNKMVVVDTKTHKLEAMIDTAPLPHPGPGANWNDPNCGPVAGTTHLGEGTVTVWGNDPENRPDDAWKVCYEVETDGAGLFIRTHPTSDYIWADQTKHPEPEVQQSVQVISKETGEIVKTIQITEEEGNVAVHFEFNQDGSEVWVSKWNRSTSKEPNGEIVIFDAKTLEEKTRVKGLFAPTGKFNVYNRSNHVT; translated from the coding sequence ATGTCACATCCAAGGAAGAAAAAAGGGTTGGGTTACGCGTTAGCGACCTGTCTGGCGCTGCTGATGGGCAGCATGACGGCGCCTGCCCTTGCCGAAGGTCCGACCCTCAGCGAGGAGGCCTTCGAAAGTTCCAAGCAGCTCTATTTCGAAAGATGTGCGGGTTGCCACGGCGTCCTGCGCAAGGGCGCAACGGGGAAGAACCTGGAACCGGAATGGAAGAAGACCGCAGCTGACGGGACCGTCACCAAAGGCGGCACGCTGCAGCTGGGCCAGGAACGACTTGAAAAAATCATCTCCTGGGGCACCGAAGGCGGCATGAACAACTTCTCGGACATCATGACCGAGCAGGAAATCAAGGACATGGCCACCTACATCATGATGGAGGCGCCAACACCGCCGGAAATGTCGCTGGCGCAGATGGAAGCGACACGGAAGGTCTATGTCGAACCGGAGGACTATCCGAGCGAACCGCTGCACGGCAGGAACTGGGAAAACTTCTTCGTCGTCATCGAGCGCGACGTGGGCAAGGTCGCCGTTGTCGACGGTGACACGAAGGAAGTTCTTGCGCACATTCCGACCGGTTACGCGGTGCACGTCCTGAAAGCTTCCGAGCACCACAAACTCGAAGAACCGGAGCATCCGGGCCGATTCTGGTACACGATGGGCCGTGACGGCAAGATGACCAAGATCGATCTCTGGCAGAACCCGGAGAACATGCTGGTTGCCGAAGTGAAGATCGCCTACGACGCACGCGACGTAGCGGTTTCCGGCGACGGCAAGTATGTCATCGGCGGAGGTTACTGGCCGCCGCACTTTGCGATCGTCGATGCGGAAACCATGGAACCGAAAAAAGTCGTTTCCACGCGCGGCGTGAACGTTGACGGTGAATATGTGGAAGAAAGCCGCGTTGCGGCCATCTACACCACTCCGAACGAGCCGACATGGATCGTCGCGGTCAAGGAACTCGGCCAGCTCTGGCAGGTCGATTACAGCGATCTGGACAATTTGCGCATCGACAAGATCGATTCCGCTAAATTCCTGCATGACGGTTTCTTCGATCCGTCCGGCCGCTACTTCCAGATCGCCGCGAATGCGTCGAACAAGATGGTTGTCGTGGACACCAAGACCCACAAGCTGGAAGCCATGATCGACACGGCGCCGCTGCCGCACCCCGGCCCGGGCGCCAACTGGAATGACCCGAATTGCGGTCCGGTGGCAGGCACCACCCACCTTGGTGAAGGCACGGTTACGGTCTGGGGCAATGACCCTGAGAACCGTCCGGATGACGCCTGGAAGGTCTGCTACGAAGTCGAAACCGACGGTGCCGGCCTGTTCATCAGAACGCATCCGACCTCAGACTACATCTGGGCCGACCAGACCAAGCACCCGGAACCGGAAGTGCAGCAGTCCGTGCAGGTCATCTCCAAGGAAACGGGAGAGATCGTCAAGACCATCCAGATCACCGAGGAAGAAGGCAACGTCGCCGTTCACTTCGAATTCAACCAGGATGGATCGGAAGTATGGGTCTCCAAGTGGAACCGCTCCACCTCCAAGGAGCCCAACGGTGAAATCGTGATCTTCGACGCCAAGACGCTGGAAGAGAAAACGCGGGTCAAGGGCCTCTTCGCCCCGACCGGCAAATTCAACGTCTACAACCGTTCGAACCACGTCACCTGA